AGATGGAAATCAGGGCTTTCATTGCTTGGAAGAAATACTGAATATCGACCCAGATGCAGTGGTTATATTAATAACCGCACACGGCGACGTAGATATGGCAGTTGAAGCCATGAAACGTGGTGCCACCGATTTCATCACTAAGCCCTGGCAAAACCAAAAGGTAATTGCAACTCTATCAGCTGCCGTAAAGCTAAAAAAAAGCCGCAATGAAACCAGCCACCTGAAACAAGTGAATGCAGCTCTTAATAACGTCAAAAATAAAAGCGATAGTCCTATACTAGGTGACAGTGCAACAACTCAAAATATGTTGTCACTTATCGCCCGCGCGGCCCCTACAGATGCGAATGTACTAATTCTCGGGGAAAACGGTACAGGTAAAGAGTTAGCTGCCCAGAAAATTCATAGCAGTTCACTTAGAAACGATAAGGTTTTCATATCAGTAGATATGGGTACAATCCCCGAGAACTTGTTTGAATCAGAACTCTTCGGGCATAAAAAGGGCGCTTTCACTGGCGCAAACGAAAACAAGATAGGTTTTTTTGAAGCCGCAAATGGAGGCACGATTTTTCTTGATGAAATAGGTAATGTTCCATTGCACCTTCAGTCAAAGTTATTAACTGCGCTGGAAAAACGTGTGATTACTCCAGTGGGGGGCACCAAAGAAAAAGATATAGATGTTCGGGTTATAGCAGCAACAAACCTTCCCAAGATGGAACTTCTTGACGAAAGAAAATTTCGGCAAGACCTCCTATTTCGTCTAAATACAGTGGAAATTATTGTCCCACCCTTAAGAGAAAGACCAAGCGATATACCCGCTATTGCAGCGTTTTATGCTGATTTTTACGCGAAAAAATATAACTTCCAGCCGAAGTCTTTTTCAGAAAAAGCTTTAAAAGCTATTAAAGCAGCGCCTTGGCCCGGAAATGTTAGGGCTTTGCGGCATTCAATCGAACGGGCTGTTATTCTTTCCGATAGTACAGAGTTTCAAGCAACTGACTTTCAATTGAGTACTGAAGGGCAAGTTTTTGAGCATGCGCATGCTGTAGAAAATAATCAGCAGAGAGAAACTCTAAACCTCGAAGAATTGGAAAAGAAGGCAATTACTCTAGCTTTGAAAAGACAGCGCTACAATATAAGCCATGCAGCGAAAGAGCTAGGTCTTACGCGTGCGGCGCTATATAGAAGGATGGAAAAACATGGCCTAT
This DNA window, taken from Kordiimonas sp. SCSIO 12603, encodes the following:
- a CDS encoding sigma-54 dependent transcriptional regulator — encoded protein: MSSKILIVDDDEDILIAGRLLLKRHFDKVVTTNVPSQIPTLLASQTFDAILLDMNFSPGLSDGNQGFHCLEEILNIDPDAVVILITAHGDVDMAVEAMKRGATDFITKPWQNQKVIATLSAAVKLKKSRNETSHLKQVNAALNNVKNKSDSPILGDSATTQNMLSLIARAAPTDANVLILGENGTGKELAAQKIHSSSLRNDKVFISVDMGTIPENLFESELFGHKKGAFTGANENKIGFFEAANGGTIFLDEIGNVPLHLQSKLLTALEKRVITPVGGTKEKDIDVRVIAATNLPKMELLDERKFRQDLLFRLNTVEIIVPPLRERPSDIPAIAAFYADFYAKKYNFQPKSFSEKALKAIKAAPWPGNVRALRHSIERAVILSDSTEFQATDFQLSTEGQVFEHAHAVENNQQRETLNLEELEKKAITLALKRQRYNISHAAKELGLTRAALYRRMEKHGL